One genomic region from Vibrio sp. SCSIO 43137 encodes:
- a CDS encoding NAD(P)H-dependent oxidoreductase → MLSALRLPRSYIGDISINTGNNMRVLIVFNHPCENSLCSSVLSSVIEGLSKAGHQIDIINLDKDNFDPVVKTKDYQAFKCSREQPIDAYQLMDTKVINYKKRMEKANHIVFIFPIWRTLMPAMIKGFIDKLIFPGIAFDYNLDGSQIYNRLDKLHSITLIATTSVHSLLYQLFLSYLIKKPCWLVFSGVSVLLIRNGWY, encoded by the coding sequence ATGTTATCGGCACTACGGTTACCCCGCTCGTATATTGGTGATATCAGCATCAATACAGGGAACAACATGCGCGTTCTGATTGTCTTTAATCACCCATGCGAAAACAGTTTATGCTCTTCCGTTCTGAGCTCTGTAATAGAGGGACTAAGTAAGGCAGGGCATCAAATCGACATTATTAATCTTGATAAAGATAACTTTGATCCTGTTGTTAAAACTAAAGATTATCAGGCCTTTAAGTGCTCCAGAGAACAACCTATAGACGCTTATCAACTGATGGATACGAAGGTCATTAACTATAAGAAGCGTATGGAAAAAGCTAACCACATTGTGTTTATCTTTCCTATCTGGCGTACGCTAATGCCGGCAATGATAAAGGGTTTTATCGACAAACTTATCTTTCCGGGCATCGCCTTTGACTACAATCTGGACGGCAGCCAGATTTACAACAGGCTGGATAAACTTCACAGCATCACATTGATTGCCACCACCAGTGTCCACTCTTTGCTGTACCAGCTCTTTCTCAGCTATCTGATAAAAAAACCGTGTTGGCTGGTGTTTTCAGGCGTATCGGTATTACTAATCAGAAATGGATGGTATTGA
- a CDS encoding methylated-DNA--[protein]-cysteine S-methyltransferase — MKKQQVSQMIETQYFKTPYGELILGSYDNKLCLCDWRYRKMRDSLDKRIKTSLNADYLEKDNEILQLTRHQFEQYFRSERREFDIPLHLVGTEFQKQVWNELIKIPFGETSTYAQLAEKMGRKSAVRAVANANGANAISVIVPCHRIIGSNGQLVGYAGGLEAKRKLLLLEQDMFAPQA, encoded by the coding sequence TTGAAAAAACAACAGGTCAGCCAGATGATAGAAACTCAATATTTTAAAACACCTTACGGAGAGCTTATTCTCGGTAGTTACGATAACAAGCTTTGCTTATGTGACTGGCGCTATCGCAAGATGCGGGATTCGCTGGATAAGCGTATTAAAACCAGTCTCAATGCCGACTATTTAGAAAAAGACAATGAAATACTGCAACTGACCCGCCATCAGTTTGAGCAGTATTTCCGTTCTGAACGCAGAGAGTTCGATATTCCGCTGCATCTGGTAGGAACGGAGTTTCAGAAGCAGGTCTGGAATGAGTTGATAAAGATTCCGTTCGGAGAAACGTCAACGTATGCGCAACTGGCTGAAAAGATGGGGCGAAAAAGTGCCGTTCGCGCTGTTGCCAATGCTAATGGCGCTAACGCAATCTCAGTGATTGTTCCCTGCCACCGGATTATCGGTAGTAATGGTCAGTTAGTTGGTTATGCCGGCGGGTTGGAAGCAAAAAGAAAACTGTTGCTGCTGGAGCAGGATATGTTTGCTCCTCAGGCGTAA
- a CDS encoding gamma-glutamylcyclotransferase family protein has translation MYIFGYGSLMNSASRKLTGQTQHAIPAIASGLTRHWSKIDESYTVSPLVVQQGDGQVNGVLLKVDDAALAEFDQREAGYKRIRLSHAQIDAHSDLDTESDIWVYVVDDVIAPCPDAPIVQSYVDTVITGCLEVSEAFASHFIEHTSGWHHTLENDRHAPKYSRMAGVDKTHQQTIDQLMSQALPII, from the coding sequence ATGTACATTTTTGGCTATGGTAGCCTGATGAACTCAGCATCAAGAAAACTGACCGGACAGACGCAGCACGCGATCCCTGCTATCGCATCGGGACTGACCAGACACTGGAGTAAAATTGACGAAAGCTATACGGTTTCGCCGCTGGTCGTTCAGCAGGGAGACGGTCAGGTTAATGGTGTGCTATTAAAAGTGGATGATGCCGCGCTGGCAGAATTTGATCAAAGAGAAGCTGGTTACAAAAGAATACGCCTTAGTCATGCTCAAATTGATGCCCATTCTGATTTAGACACTGAATCAGATATATGGGTATATGTTGTTGATGACGTAATTGCTCCCTGCCCGGATGCCCCCATAGTACAAAGCTATGTTGATACGGTTATAACAGGATGCCTTGAAGTGTCAGAAGCGTTTGCCAGCCACTTTATCGAACATACCTCTGGCTGGCACCACACTCTGGAAAATGACCGCCATGCTCCAAAATACAGCCGTATGGCCGGAGTAGACAAAACTCATCAGCAGACCATAGATCAACTAATGTCTCAAGCCTTACCAATCATTTAA
- the clcA gene encoding H(+)/Cl(-) exchange transporter ClcA yields the protein MAKLSRPALIPNFFSSQSDYFVVVLLSGIAGTIAGGVVSYFNIIINWILEYRIDFINYESPDEFLIQASLIVLSGSMMAGLGFWLTFRFAPEAEGSGIPHIEGALVGEHDIRWRRIIPVKFVAAILTIGSGMILGRGGPSIQLGGAIGRMIAGRANKYEHAQHILIAAGSAAGIAAAFNTPLAAILFVNEEMRRQFSYNFTSVKCVTLAVIAATVVMEYLNGQNAVLQIPHFETPPLSSLITFATLGMLFGIVGVYFNRWILATTSWFKNYHGSNLTRLVMTGALLGALFSFLHVTFPIFSGGSLPAIAEIFTTPAPWMMMFLIFALRMFGTITCFGSGAPGGIFAPILTLGTFLGLTYGVLIGDVAPHIPIDPGMYAVAGMGALIAASLRTPLTGVVLVVEISNNYQLILPTMVTCLGATFIAQAIGGQPLYASLLELKQKDWKL from the coding sequence ATGGCAAAATTATCCAGACCAGCGCTTATTCCTAACTTTTTCTCTTCTCAGTCTGATTATTTTGTTGTTGTTTTACTGTCCGGAATTGCAGGCACCATTGCCGGCGGTGTTGTCTCCTACTTCAATATCATCATTAACTGGATACTTGAATACCGTATCGATTTTATAAACTACGAATCTCCCGACGAGTTTTTGATTCAGGCGTCACTGATCGTCCTGAGCGGAAGCATGATGGCTGGTTTAGGATTCTGGCTGACATTCCGCTTTGCACCGGAAGCCGAAGGCAGTGGAATTCCCCATATCGAAGGCGCTTTAGTGGGCGAACATGATATTCGCTGGCGCAGAATTATCCCGGTTAAGTTTGTCGCAGCCATTCTTACCATAGGTTCCGGCATGATTCTCGGACGTGGTGGTCCTTCCATCCAGTTGGGCGGAGCCATAGGCCGCATGATCGCAGGCCGGGCCAATAAATATGAGCACGCGCAACATATCCTGATTGCCGCTGGTTCCGCAGCAGGCATCGCAGCCGCGTTTAACACTCCGCTGGCCGCTATTTTGTTTGTAAACGAAGAGATGCGCCGGCAGTTCAGCTATAACTTTACTTCAGTTAAGTGTGTCACCCTTGCTGTAATTGCCGCGACCGTGGTGATGGAGTATCTGAACGGCCAGAACGCCGTACTGCAGATCCCCCATTTTGAAACCCCTCCACTATCATCCCTTATTACCTTTGCAACACTGGGTATGCTATTCGGAATCGTCGGGGTTTACTTTAACCGCTGGATTCTGGCAACGACCAGTTGGTTTAAGAACTACCACGGTTCAAATCTGACAAGGCTGGTAATGACAGGCGCACTGCTTGGTGCTCTGTTCTCTTTTCTGCATGTGACTTTTCCGATTTTTTCCGGCGGCAGCCTGCCGGCTATTGCTGAGATATTTACCACACCGGCACCCTGGATGATGATGTTCCTGATCTTTGCCCTGAGGATGTTCGGCACCATCACCTGTTTCGGCTCTGGTGCACCGGGGGGTATCTTTGCCCCTATCCTGACGCTGGGAACTTTCCTTGGTCTCACTTATGGCGTACTAATTGGTGATGTCGCGCCTCATATTCCAATCGACCCGGGTATGTACGCTGTCGCGGGAATGGGTGCTTTGATAGCAGCAAGTTTAAGAACGCCTTTAACCGGGGTGGTTCTGGTGGTTGAGATCTCCAATAACTATCAGCTTATTCTGCCGACTATGGTGACCTGCCTTGGCGCAACCTTTATCGCTCAGGCAATCGGTGGTCAGCCTCTGTATGCTTCCCTGCTGGAACTAAAACAGAAAGACTGGAAGTTATAA